A genomic segment from Bombus huntii isolate Logan2020A chromosome 13, iyBomHunt1.1, whole genome shotgun sequence encodes:
- the LOC126872481 gene encoding uncharacterized protein LOC126872481: MSERSARRSSRRIVEHEKWMNCYFRKLASLYRKSPCLWKKDTRGYLDSEYRHRAYSRIHRAMELPGVTFVEIVLKIREMRRLYVNELKRLLGAKSYGHCYEISLPWFYNLHQFLYPYLDYDEAVELHVKCHEFTICGLHSTASSDDTCDTDSDQLETFSMTVTRCLRKLDKPYALKAQAEIQQILENMLIKSKNNSPKRTRLRESSYDL; the protein is encoded by the exons ATGAGCGAGCGTTCGGCGAGAAGATCATCACGGAGGATCGTCGAACACGAGAAATGGATGAATTGCTATTTCCGAAAGCTGGCGTCGCTTTACAGAAAGTCACCGTGTCTGTGGAAGAAAGACACGCGGGGTTATTTGGACAGCGAGTACAGACATCGTGCTTATAGTCGCATTCATCGAGCCATGGAGTTGCCGGGGGTGACTTTCGTCGAGATAGTCTTGAAGATTCGCGAGATGCGCCGCCTCTACGTGAACGAACTAAAAAGGTTGCTGGGGGCCAAGTCGTACGGCCATTGTTACGAGATCTCGCTACCATGGTTCTACAATTTGCATCAATTTCTCTACCCGTACCTGGATTACGACGAGGCAGTGGAGTTGCAT GTAAAGTGTCACGAATTTACAATCTGCGGATTACATAGCACAGCATCGAGTGACGATACTTGCGACACTGACTCGGATCAGTTGGAAACTTTCTCGATGACTGTGACACGTTGTCTCAGGAAGTTGGATAAACCGTATGCGCTCAAAGCGCAAGCAGAAATTCAACAAATCTTGGAGAATATGCTGATAAAATCAAAG AACAATTCCCCGAAAAGGACTCGTTTACGCGAATCGTCCTACGATTTGTGA